TTTAACGGAACGCCTGTTATATGGTAATCAAGAATCACCATGGCAAAGCCTTAATAAACTCATCAGCACCCTAGTTATTGCGTTAATAACCAGTTTGTTGGCTTATTTAATTTTGCTGTTTACTCCATTTCCGGGATTAAAACAATTAGCCACATTTGCTATTTTTGGTTTGATTGGGGCATTTTTAACTGTCGCATGTTGGTATCCTTTTTTAGTGCAGCGATTACCGACCAGACGAAATATTGCCGAACCTTTTTTCGCCAAATGGCTCGCGCTTTGGCAAACACGTAGTATGCAATTTTCAATGACTTTATTAGCCTTGCTTTTTATTAGTCTAGGTTTATCACAACTCAAAATTGATGATGATGTCGGTCAATTACAAGCTTTACCAACCGATCTCTATCACCAAGAACAAAAAATGATTGAGATCACCAAACAAACCAACGATCAAAAATGGTTTATCGTTTATGGACAAACTGCTGAACAAGCATTGCAACGTTTAGAGGCTTTTCTACCCTTTTTAAATCAAGCTAAAGAAAATGGATTGATGGACGACTATCAAACCATTAATTTACCTTCTCAACAGCAACAGCGATCTAATATTGCTAGCATAAAACAGCATGCTCCCGTGGTTATTGAGGGGTTGCAACGATTAGGCATTACACCGTCAGAACAGTTATTAACGATGACTGATGATAATTTAATGTCGCCAACTCAATGGCTTGCAAGTCCCCTTAGTCAAGGGCGGAAATTACTTTGGTTAAGTTTAGAAAACGAACAAAGTGCCATACTTATTCCAATTAGTAATATTCAAAATATCACTGAATTAAAAAAGCTAACCAATACATCACAAGGTGTACAGTGGTTAGATCGTAGACAAGATTTTAATGATATGTTTACGAGTTATCGACAACATTTGAGTCAATTACTTGCGATAGCTATTACAGTGATCTGCTTAAGTTTCATCTATCGCAATTGGAAATATGGCATAAGAATAGCTTTAAAAAGTACTTTACCTACCTTATTGTCAGTAGGAGCTTCATTGGCGATACTAGGATTAACACATCAATCTCTTAATCTGTTTTCAATGCTAGCTTTAATTTTAGTTATCGGTATCGGCATTGACTATACACTATTTTTGAGTAACGCTAAAAGTCAAACAACAGGGGCATTATTAGCGGTCTCAATGGCAGCTTTAACAACTTTACTCTCATTTGGTTTATTAGTGCTAAGCCATACCCACGCTATTGTTGGGTTCGGTTTGGTACTGACAGGGGGGATTTTTACGGCATTTTTATTTGCTCCGATCGGGCAACCACCTAATCAAATAAAGAAAATATCATCAACCTCGAAAAAATATAATAATTAGGTATAAACATGACAAAAATTCAAAACTTGCTAATAGGCTTTCTTATATTATTACTCTGCTCATGTATAAGTAAACCTAATAAATTAGAAACTTGGTTATCGAAAGGCGTTAAAGTCAATTTACCTGCCCCTCATTTAACCCAAACCTATCATGATCAACAATTACTGACTTTTAACTATAATGGTCAACAACATTCATTAATTGCAATGATTGACGCTGATAATCATTCACTCAATGTAATTGGTCTTTCAACCTTAGGTATTCGTCTATTTAAAATTGATTATCGTGATAATGAGATTAAAACAGAACAAAATATATTTATCAAAGAACTGCCACCTGCCTCACAAATTTTGTCAGATATCATGTTAAGCATCTATCCAGTTGAACAATGGCAAGCAGTTTTACCTATTGGTTGGAAGTTAATTGATGATAAACAACATCGAATTTTAGTGGATGATAAAAACCAAACTATTATCGAAATTAGTTATCTACCATCAACATCCTCACTTATTCGCAAACCTAATCATATTCACCACCATGTGTTTGGCTATCAAATTGCAATAGGTAGTATGGAGTAATCATTATGGTATATATTTCAGCATTAGGCGCAATTAATTCCTTAGGAAAAGATATTGACCAAATCCGTGAGACGTTAACGCATAACTATGATTCACCTCATTACTTAACCGAAGATAACCACTGGTTATTACATGAAAAAAGTTCATGGTTTGGCAAAGTTCATCATCCTTTACCAGAGCTACCCGATAATTTGGTAAAGTTTATAAGTCGCAATAACCGATTGCTTTACGCGAGTTAT
Above is a genomic segment from Frischella perrara containing:
- a CDS encoding MMPL family transporter, encoding MKKSALLWLILVICLIILAGWLFSRSKLNTSVLSLLPQANSTTIPNELIDGFQNRLDKQLVWLIKPAQIDNVAPVQWWYNALKEQSFIQEVNGSIDSQFQKDWAQSAYQYRYQLVDPITLHRIESDSQLSWILSQLYSPFSGLTTNELVHDPLLITRSTQLNQLSQKSHLTVKHNWLTAEDEHNNTWYMIYAELKGSSFDMNQSQHIVEQLNTLADSLQRQWSDTEIIKRGVLFYSHAASTQAKQDITTIGSLSILGIIALIILIFRSIRPILLTLLSITIGIVCGAVAVLAIFGEIHIITLVMSTSIIGIAIDYALHYLTERLLYGNQESPWQSLNKLISTLVIALITSLLAYLILLFTPFPGLKQLATFAIFGLIGAFLTVACWYPFLVQRLPTRRNIAEPFFAKWLALWQTRSMQFSMTLLALLFISLGLSQLKIDDDVGQLQALPTDLYHQEQKMIEITKQTNDQKWFIVYGQTAEQALQRLEAFLPFLNQAKENGLMDDYQTINLPSQQQQRSNIASIKQHAPVVIEGLQRLGITPSEQLLTMTDDNLMSPTQWLASPLSQGRKLLWLSLENEQSAILIPISNIQNITELKKLTNTSQGVQWLDRRQDFNDMFTSYRQHLSQLLAIAITVICLSFIYRNWKYGIRIALKSTLPTLLSVGASLAILGLTHQSLNLFSMLALILVIGIGIDYTLFLSNAKSQTTGALLAVSMAALTTLLSFGLLVLSHTHAIVGFGLVLTGGIFTAFLFAPIGQPPNQIKKISSTSKKYNN
- a CDS encoding DUF3261 domain-containing protein, which gives rise to MTKIQNLLIGFLILLLCSCISKPNKLETWLSKGVKVNLPAPHLTQTYHDQQLLTFNYNGQQHSLIAMIDADNHSLNVIGLSTLGIRLFKIDYRDNEIKTEQNIFIKELPPASQILSDIMLSIYPVEQWQAVLPIGWKLIDDKQHRILVDDKNQTIIEISYLPSTSSLIRKPNHIHHHVFGYQIAIGSME